Proteins encoded together in one Acidimicrobiia bacterium window:
- a CDS encoding glycosyltransferase: MPARRFLGRLAALFAVLLTGGVVTGVLVTGPLGAATSRDVDSPTTHFISSHFASLDESSLNAISWCGSLPVTAIVALAAGACFAWASRSVAPLVQCCSAFLGAALLTVAVRLFVTRPQAYGPAKGFPSGHVLLAVTVFGLLVVLVVRSALPRAPRLAMATGLGSIAVAVACARLLLLDHVLSDVVVSIVLGSAWVAVVATIPWRRSRTGTEVVGDAGSRIEVSDERAVTPDSEHALPRALTEPARRGPRGRSLSRTTPGLSSLPSGRRRRARRARRPRARRSVLIIVQNLPVPFDRRVWLECRALAAAGYDVAVVCPKGPGDPSFDVIDGVALYKYPARTWSSGAAGFVGEYAYSFAMTARLVLRRWRARRFDALQTCNPPDIFWPLGIFFRLVGGTRFVFDHHDLCPELYESRFPGGSRSLYWGLRLLERCTHHTADHVIATNASYREIAIARGGKDASEVTIVRTGPNADQLRRRAAKPDLKRGRRFLVAYIGVMGPQDGVDIVIRAADVIVHTWGREDISFTLMGSGDCFDDLVRLRADLALQDYVQLTGRVPDDVVADVLSTAEIGLSPDPKNALNDVSTMNKTMEYMAFGLPVVAFDLRETRVSARAAAVYAQPNKVGSYAESIVALLDDEPRRKTMGAFGRARIVDELAWNHQAEAYVRVYDTLLGHEQTSTTIEPLDRRRELTA, from the coding sequence ATGCCCGCCCGGCGGTTCCTCGGACGTCTGGCCGCTCTGTTTGCGGTGCTGCTCACGGGCGGCGTGGTCACCGGCGTCCTCGTCACCGGCCCGCTGGGTGCAGCGACGAGCCGTGATGTCGATTCGCCGACGACGCACTTCATCTCCTCACACTTCGCATCGCTCGATGAGTCCTCGCTGAACGCGATCAGCTGGTGCGGCAGCCTCCCGGTCACGGCGATCGTCGCTCTGGCTGCCGGTGCCTGCTTCGCGTGGGCATCACGTTCCGTCGCACCGCTCGTGCAGTGCTGCAGCGCGTTCCTCGGCGCTGCCCTGCTCACCGTTGCGGTGCGCCTCTTCGTGACTCGGCCCCAGGCGTACGGACCGGCCAAGGGCTTCCCGTCGGGTCACGTGCTGCTCGCCGTGACCGTCTTCGGATTGCTCGTCGTGCTCGTCGTTCGTTCGGCGCTTCCCCGCGCCCCGCGACTGGCGATGGCGACGGGACTCGGCTCGATCGCCGTCGCGGTCGCGTGCGCACGACTCCTGCTCCTCGACCACGTACTGAGCGATGTCGTCGTCAGCATCGTGCTCGGATCCGCCTGGGTGGCGGTGGTCGCCACGATCCCCTGGCGCCGGTCGAGGACCGGGACCGAGGTCGTCGGGGACGCCGGCTCCCGGATCGAGGTATCTGACGAGCGTGCGGTGACTCCTGACAGTGAGCACGCGCTACCCCGGGCACTGACCGAGCCGGCGCGACGAGGACCAAGAGGTCGCAGCTTGTCTCGCACAACCCCTGGACTCTCGAGCCTGCCGAGCGGCCGTCGACGGCGCGCTCGCCGAGCCCGAAGACCCCGGGCAAGGCGGAGCGTTCTGATCATCGTCCAGAACTTGCCGGTGCCGTTCGACCGCCGGGTGTGGCTCGAGTGTCGGGCCCTCGCTGCGGCCGGTTACGACGTTGCCGTCGTCTGTCCGAAGGGACCCGGTGATCCGTCGTTCGACGTGATCGACGGCGTGGCCCTCTACAAGTATCCCGCTCGCACCTGGTCCTCCGGGGCGGCCGGGTTCGTCGGCGAATACGCGTATTCGTTCGCGATGACCGCGCGTCTGGTGCTCCGTAGGTGGCGCGCACGGCGCTTCGACGCGCTCCAGACGTGCAATCCGCCCGACATCTTCTGGCCACTCGGGATCTTCTTCCGGTTGGTCGGTGGCACCCGCTTCGTCTTCGACCATCACGACCTGTGCCCGGAGCTGTACGAGTCCCGCTTCCCGGGCGGTTCGCGTTCGCTGTACTGGGGTCTCCGGCTGCTGGAGCGCTGCACGCATCACACCGCCGACCATGTCATCGCCACCAACGCCTCGTACCGTGAGATTGCCATCGCTCGTGGCGGGAAGGACGCTTCCGAGGTCACGATCGTGCGGACGGGCCCGAACGCAGACCAACTGCGACGGCGGGCCGCGAAGCCGGATCTCAAGCGTGGACGACGGTTCCTCGTCGCGTACATCGGTGTGATGGGTCCCCAGGATGGTGTCGACATCGTGATCCGTGCCGCCGATGTCATCGTGCACACATGGGGTCGGGAAGACATCAGTTTCACGTTGATGGGGTCTGGCGATTGCTTCGACGATCTGGTGCGGCTCCGCGCCGACCTCGCGCTGCAGGACTACGTCCAGCTCACCGGCCGAGTACCCGACGATGTCGTTGCCGACGTCCTCTCCACCGCTGAAATAGGCCTCTCTCCCGACCCGAAGAATGCGCTCAACGACGTCTCGACGATGAACAAGACGATGGAGTACATGGCGTTCGGTCTGCCGGTGGTTGCGTTCGACCTACGGGAGACCCGAGTGTCGGCTCGGGCTGCGGCGGTCTACGCACAGCCGAACAAAGTCGGCAGCTATGCCGAATCGATCGTTGCGCTGCTCGACGACGAGCCGCGACGCAAGACGATGGGGGCGTTCGGCCGAGCTCGGATCGTGGACGAGCTTGCCTGGAACCACCAGGCCGAAGCCTATGTACGCGTCTACGACACGCTGCTCGGCCATGAGCAGACCAGCACGACGATCGAACCGCTCGACCGTCGCCGCGAGCTGACGGCCTGA
- a CDS encoding sigma-70 family RNA polymerase sigma factor has translation MPDVWPVAELVTAAANGDVDAWNELVERFAGMVWAVARSHRLSAADAADVSQTTWLRLVEHLGRIEQPDRVGAWLATTARNESLRVLRMAKRTIPSSDEAVFSVGSVDDVSADTRLLTDERDGQVWAVFNRLPVRCQLILRLLIGEEALSYRDLAQALEMPIGSIGPTRARCLEHLRRLATSSGIFLEEGPS, from the coding sequence GTGCCTGACGTATGGCCGGTTGCCGAGCTCGTCACGGCCGCCGCCAACGGTGACGTCGACGCGTGGAACGAGCTCGTCGAGCGCTTTGCCGGCATGGTCTGGGCGGTCGCGCGAAGCCATCGGCTCAGTGCGGCCGACGCTGCCGATGTCTCGCAGACCACGTGGCTCCGCCTGGTCGAGCACCTGGGTCGCATCGAGCAGCCCGACCGCGTCGGCGCCTGGTTGGCGACAACGGCGCGGAACGAGTCGCTCCGCGTGTTGCGCATGGCCAAGCGAACGATCCCGAGTAGCGACGAGGCAGTCTTCAGCGTCGGCTCGGTGGACGATGTATCAGCCGACACCCGGCTACTGACCGATGAACGTGATGGGCAGGTGTGGGCTGTGTTCAACCGACTGCCCGTACGCTGTCAGCTGATCCTACGGCTCCTGATCGGCGAAGAGGCCCTGAGCTACCGGGATCTCGCGCAGGCGCTGGAGATGCCGATCGGCAGTATCGGGCCGACGCGTGCGCGATGCCTCGAGCACCTCCGCCGGCTCGCTACGAGTTCGGGTATCTTTCTCGAGGAAGGACCCTCTTGA